Proteins from one Bactrocera neohumeralis isolate Rockhampton chromosome 3, APGP_CSIRO_Bneo_wtdbg2-racon-allhic-juicebox.fasta_v2, whole genome shotgun sequence genomic window:
- the LOC126752791 gene encoding sterol carrier protein 2, translating into MAKSKVYVVGVGMTKFEKPGRRADVCYPDMAKEAITKALQDAKLSFPEIQQAVAGYVYGDSTCGQRAIYGVGMTGIPVYNVNNNCSTGSSALYLAKQIIESGNAECVLAVGFEKMERGSLSAKYFDRVNPMERHITEMSELTEIGSGPMAAQIFANAGKEHMRKYGTKPEHFGKIAWKNHKHSVNNPYSQFRDEYTLEQIMRSPEVVEGILTKLQCCPTSDGSGAAILASEQFVRRHGLESQAVEIVGMEMATDPESTFADKSLIKIAGYDMTRLAAQRLFAKSNYKPQDVNVVELHDCFSANELITYEALGLCEEGKAGELIDRGDNTYGGKYVVNPSGGLISKGHPLGATGLAQCAELCWQLRGLAEKRQVPGCKLALQHNLGLGGAVVIALYRLGFPAAAAGNVSNNLTAANTAANGEGFQVTPLLKLLEIAMQEDKDNLIEKVRAVYGFKVTNGPNGQIGFWVINAKEGKGKIIFNGTDKCDVTFTINDADVTELLTGKLPPQKAFFQGKIKIQGNMGMAMKLLELQKSAQSRIDTLRAKL; encoded by the exons aTGGCGAAAAGTAAAGTatatgttgttggtgttggtatGACAAAG TTTGAAAAACCGGGTCGGCGTGCGGATGTATGTTACCCAGATATGGCAAAGGAAGCAATTACTAAAGCTCTACAGGATGCAAAACTTAGCTTTCCAGAGATACAGCAAGCGGTCGCCGGCTATGTCTATGGAGATTCCACCTGTGGACAACGTGCAATATATGGTGTCGGTATGACGGGCATTCCAGTCTATAATGTCAACAATAACTGTTCCACTGGCTCCAGTGCACTTTATTTGGCTAAGCAAATTATTGAGTCGGGTAACGCTGAATGTGTACTGGCTGTGGGTTTCGAAAAGATGGAGCGTGGGTCACTATCCGCTAAA TACTTTGATCGCGTTAACCCCATGGAGCGACACATTACTGAAATGTCAGAACTTACTGAAATTGGCAGTGGCCCAATGGCAGCCCAAATTTTTGCTAATGCTGGAAAAGAGCATATGCGCAAGTATGGCACAAAACCGGAGCACTTCGGTAAAATCGCTTGGAAGAATCACAAGCATTCGGTGAATAACCC TTATTCTCAGTTCCGAGATGAATACACGCTGGAGCAGATTATGCGTTCGCCGGAGGTGGTAGAGGGAATACTTACAAAACTTCAATGTTGTCCCACATCAGACGGTTCGGGCGCTGCAATTTTAGCGTCTGAACAATTCGTACGCCGGCATGGCTTAGAATCACAAGCTGTGGAAATCGTAGGCATGGAAATGGCTACCGACCCCGAATCTACTTTTGCTGACAAAAGTCTCATAAAAATCGCCGGTTACGATATGACACGTTTAGCAGCTCAACGTCTTTTTGCTAAATCGAACTACAAACCCCAGGATGTAAATGTGGTTGAATTGCATGATTGCTTCTCAGCAAATGAGCTGATCACATACGAAGCCTTAGGTTTGTGTGAGGAAGGCAAAGCTGGTGAATTAATTGATCGCGGTGACAACACTTACGGGGGCAAATACGTCGTTAATCCCAGTGGAGGATTGATTTCCAAGGGACATCCTTTGGGCGCCACCGGATTGGCACAGTGCGCGGAGCTTTGTTGGCAGCTGCGTGGTTTGGCTGAAAAACGTCAAGTACCTGGTTGCAAGCTGGCATTGCAACACAATTTAGGTCTTGGCGGCGCAGTGGTTATAGCTTTGTATCGCCTTGGCTTTCCAGCAGCAGCCGCGGGAAACGTTAGTAACAATTTAACCGCAGCAAATACTGCTGCCAATGGTGAGGGGTTTCAAGTAACGCCATTGCTTAAACTACTAGAAATTGCCATGCAAGAAGACAAGGACAATCTTATTGAAAAAGTGCGTGCTGTATATGGTTTTAAAGTCACAAACGGTCCAAATGGCCAGATTGGCTTTTGGGTCATTAATGCTAAAGAGGGCAAAGGCAAAATTATCTTTAATGGCACTG ataaATGTGACGTTACATTCACCATCAACGATGCTGATGTTACCGAATTGCTCACAGGCAAACTGCCGCCGCAGAAAGCGTTTTTCCAAGGCAAGATTAAGATTCAAGGCAATATGGGCATGGCAATGAAACTTTTGGAATTACAAAAATCAGCACAATCTCGCATCGATACATTGCGAGCAAAATTGTAA